In Chelmon rostratus isolate fCheRos1 chromosome 4, fCheRos1.pri, whole genome shotgun sequence, a genomic segment contains:
- the ptgs2b gene encoding prostaglandin G/H synthase 2, with product MNKLKLAVFLLALGFLVCEAGNPCCSEPCQNKGVCTALGADNYECDCTRTGYHGQNCTTPEFLTWLKLSLKPSPNTVHHLLTHFKGFWNIINNISFLRDVIMSYVLTSRSHMIDSPPTFNGDYGYKNWEAYSNLSYYTRTLPPVPEDCPTPMGVVGKKELPDAKILAEKLLMRRQFIPDPQGTNLMFAFFAQHFTHQFFKSDMKKGPAFTVATGHGVDLSHIYGDNLSRQHKLRLFKDGKLKYQIMNGEVYPPTVKEVGADMHYPPHVPESHRFAVGHEAFGLVPGLMMYATIWLREHNRVCDVLKEVHPDWDDERLFQTTRLILIGETIKIVIEDYVQHLSGYNFKLKFDPELLFNQRFQYQNRIASEFNTLYHWHPLMPDTFHIEEKDYSYKQFVFNNTVVTEHGISNLVESFSKQIAGRVAGGRNVPGPIMYVAIKSIENSRQMRYQSLNAYRKRFGMRPYSSFEDMTGEKEMAAVLEEMYGHIDAVELYPGLLVEKPRPNAIFGETMVEMGAPYSLKGLMGNPICSPEYWKPSTFGGSVGFDIINTASLQKLVCNNVQAPCPVASFHVPDVKETGSMVINSSSSHSRASDINPTVILKERTTEL from the exons ATGAACAAACTCAAACTTGCAGTTTTCCTCCTGGCACTGGGTTTTCTTGTCTGCGAAGCTG GTAACCCATGTTGCTCAGAACCATGCCAGAACAAGGGCGTTTGCACGGCGCTTGGAGCAGATAATTACGAGTGTGACTGCACACGCACAGGATATCACGGGCAAAACTGCACAACAC CTGAGTTCCTCACCTGGCTCAAACTGTCCCTGAAGCCATCGCCCAACACTGTCCACCACCTTCTCACCCACTTCAAGGGCTTCTggaacatcatcaacaacatctCATTCCTCAGGGATGTCATCATGAGCTATGTGCTGACAT CACGATCCCACATGATTGACAGCCCTCCGACTTTCAATGGGGATTACGGTTACAAAAACTGGGAAGCCTATTCCAACCTGTCCTACTATACGCGCACCCTCCCCCCTGTGCCGGAGGATTGCCCAACACCTATGGGAGTAGTAG GTAAAAAGGAGCTACCTGATGCCAAGATACTGGCTGAGAAGCTTCTGATGAGAAGGCAGTTTATCCCGGACCCACAGGGCACCAACCTGATGTTTGCATTCTTCGCTCAGCATTTCACCCACCAGTTCTTCAAGTCTGATATGAAGAAGGGACCTGCTTTTACCGTAGCGACAGGTCATGGG GTGGACCTCAGCCACATTTACGGAGACAACCTGTCCAGGCAGCACAAGCTCAGACTCTTCAAGGATGGCAAGCTTAAGTATCAG ATCATGAATGGAGAGGTGTACCCCCCAACTGTGAAGGAAGTGGGCGCCGACATGCACTACCCTCCTCACGTTCCCGAATCTCACCGCTTCGCCGTGGGCCACGAGGCGTTCGGCCTGGTCCCCGGGCTGATGATGTACGCCACCATCTGGCTACGGGAACACAACCGAGTGTGCGACGTATTGAAGGAGGTCCACCCTGACTGGGACGACGAAAGGCTCTTCCAGACCACACGGCTCATTCTGATTG GAGAGACCATTAAGATTGTGATCGAGGACTACGTGCAGCACCTGAGCGGCTACAACTTCAAGCTCAAGTTTGACCCAGAGCTGCTGTTCAACCAGCGCTTCCAGTACCAGAACCGCATTGCATCCGAGTTCAACACCCTGTACCACTGGCACCCACTGATGCCTGACACTTTCCACATCGAGGAGAAAgattacagctacaaacagtTTGTCTTCAACAACACTGTGGTGACCGAGCACGGCATCAGCAACCTTGTGGAGTCGTTTTCCAAGCAGATTGCTGGACGG GTTGCTGGTGGCCGGAATGTCCCAGGACCTATCATGTATGTGGCCATCAAGTCCAttgaaaacagcagacaaaTGCGCTACCAGTCCCTGAACGCCTACAGGAAGAGATTTGGCATGAGGCCCTACAGCTCTTTTGAAGACATGACAG gagagaaagaaatggcCGCAGTGCTGGAGGAGATGTACGGACACATCGACGCTGTGGAGCTCTACCCGGGTCTGTTGGTGGAGAAACCCAGGCCCAACGCCATCTTCGGGGAGACCATGGTGGAGATGGGGGCCCCTTACTCCCTCAAGGGCTTAATGGGAAACCCCATCTGCTCCCCGGAGTACTGGAAGCCCAGCACATTCGGAGGCAGCGTGGGCTTCGACATCATCAACACCGCCTCCCTGCAGAAGCTCGTCTGCAACAACGTGCAGGCCCCCTGTCCAGTGGCGTCCTTTCATGTGCCCGACGTTAAAGAGACGGGGTCCATGGTCATCAACTCAAGCTCATCCCACTCGCGCGCCAGTGACATCAACCCCACAGTCATTTTGAAAGAAAGGACTACTGAGCTCTAA